One Siniperca chuatsi isolate FFG_IHB_CAS linkage group LG5, ASM2008510v1, whole genome shotgun sequence DNA window includes the following coding sequences:
- the stx2b gene encoding syntaxin-2 isoform X1 translates to MKDRLAELTAGRTQAEEDVAVAVDRDGFMESFYRRVEEVRGLIAKIAYQVEEVRKMHSMILSAPNPDDRTKDQLDALTSDIKGNANVVRTKLKSMEQSMPKDDAVNRSSVDFRIQKTQHTVLSRKFVEVMTQYNETQVSFRERSKGRIQRQLEITGRVTTNEELEDMLESGNPSIFTSDIISDSQITRQALNEIESRHQDIMRLESSIRELHAMFMDMAMLVETQGDMVNNIEKNVSNAAEYICSAKEETKKAVRYQKKSRRKYIILAFALLILLAVIALIVGLSVGLTKPPV, encoded by the exons ATGAAGGATCGATTGGCTGAACTGACTGCT GGTAGGACACAAGCAGAGGAGGATGTCGCAGTGGCAGTGGACAGAGATGGCTTCATGGAGAGCTTTTACAGAAGG GTGGAAGAAGTTAGAGGACTCATTGCTAAGATCGCCTACCAAGTGGAAGAGGTGAGGAAGATGCACAGCATGATCCTGTCTGCACCCAACCCAGATGACA GAACAAAGGATCAACTGGATGCACTGACCAGCGATATCAAAGGGAACGCCAACGTGGTGcgaactaaactaaaat CCATGGAGCAAAGTATGCCCAAAGATGATGCAGTTAACAGATCCTCTGTTGACTTCAGGATCCAGAAAACACAG CACACAGTGCTGTCCAGGAAGTTTGTGGAGGTCATGACCCAGTATAATGAGACTCAAGTGTCCTTTCGGGAAAGAAGCAAAGGAaggatccagagacagctggaGATAA ctGGAAGAGTGACCACCAATGAAGAACTAGAGGACATGTTAGAAAGTGGAAATCCCTCAATCTTCACATCTGAT ATCATTTCTGATTCCCAGATCACACGTCAGGCGCTAAATGAGATAGAGTCACGACACCAGGACATCATGCGCCTGGAGTCGAGCATCAGAGAGCTCCATGCGATGTTCATGGACATGGCAATGCTAGTAGAAACTCAG GGGGATATGGTTAACAACATTGAGAAGAACGTCTCCAATGCAGCCGAATATATTTGTAGTGCAAAGGAAGAGACCAAAAAAGCAGTGAGATACCAGAAAAAATCCCGGAGG AAATACATTATCCTTGCCTTTGCTCTGTTGATCCTGCTTGCTGTCATTGCACTAATTGTTGGCCTGTCTGTCGGACTAACCAAACCCCCTGTATGA
- the stx2b gene encoding syntaxin-2 isoform X2 — MKDRLAELTAGRTQAEEDVAVAVDRDGFMESFYRRVEEVRGLIAKIAYQVEEVRKMHSMILSAPNPDDRTKDQLDALTSDIKGNANVVRTKLKSMEQSMPKDDAVNRSSVDFRIQKTQHTVLSRKFVEVMTQYNETQVSFRERSKGRIQRQLEITGRVTTNEELEDMLESGNPSIFTSDIISDSQITRQALNEIESRHQDIMRLESSIRELHAMFMDMAMLVETQGDMVNNIEKNVSNAAEYICSAKEETKKAVRYQKKSRRKHLCLAICGVAGFLLLLIIIVGVFE; from the exons ATGAAGGATCGATTGGCTGAACTGACTGCT GGTAGGACACAAGCAGAGGAGGATGTCGCAGTGGCAGTGGACAGAGATGGCTTCATGGAGAGCTTTTACAGAAGG GTGGAAGAAGTTAGAGGACTCATTGCTAAGATCGCCTACCAAGTGGAAGAGGTGAGGAAGATGCACAGCATGATCCTGTCTGCACCCAACCCAGATGACA GAACAAAGGATCAACTGGATGCACTGACCAGCGATATCAAAGGGAACGCCAACGTGGTGcgaactaaactaaaat CCATGGAGCAAAGTATGCCCAAAGATGATGCAGTTAACAGATCCTCTGTTGACTTCAGGATCCAGAAAACACAG CACACAGTGCTGTCCAGGAAGTTTGTGGAGGTCATGACCCAGTATAATGAGACTCAAGTGTCCTTTCGGGAAAGAAGCAAAGGAaggatccagagacagctggaGATAA ctGGAAGAGTGACCACCAATGAAGAACTAGAGGACATGTTAGAAAGTGGAAATCCCTCAATCTTCACATCTGAT ATCATTTCTGATTCCCAGATCACACGTCAGGCGCTAAATGAGATAGAGTCACGACACCAGGACATCATGCGCCTGGAGTCGAGCATCAGAGAGCTCCATGCGATGTTCATGGACATGGCAATGCTAGTAGAAACTCAG GGGGATATGGTTAACAACATTGAGAAGAACGTCTCCAATGCAGCCGAATATATTTGTAGTGCAAAGGAAGAGACCAAAAAAGCAGTGAGATACCAGAAAAAATCCCGGAGG AAACATCTCTGCCTCGCCATTTGTGGGGTTGCAGGTTTCCTCCTTTTACTCATCATAATAGTTGGGGTCTTTGAGTGA